The Bacteroidales bacterium genome segment TAAAGGACTGCGCTTTAATTGGAGACAAAGGGTATGTTTCAGAACCCATTCAACAGGATCTGTTTACAACCAGGCAAATCAAATTGTTTACTCCCGTAAAGTCTGGTCAGCATGACAAAGAACGTCTTCCTTTTATATTTATGAAATCACGAAAACGCATTGAAACACTATTCTCCCAACTTTGTGATCAGCTGATGTTGAAGAGAAACTATGCCAAGTCAACAAAAGGCCTTT includes the following:
- a CDS encoding transposase; amino-acid sequence: KDCALIGDKGYVSEPIQQDLFTTRQIKLFTPVKSGQHDKERLPFIFMKSRKRIETLFSQLCDQLMLKRNYAKSTKGLSVRILCIITAVTLLQYINYKNEKPLNHLKYALAS